One region of Exiguobacterium acetylicum genomic DNA includes:
- a CDS encoding thioredoxin family protein, with protein sequence MQEVTTVPENGLLYVYAPMCGTCAIAERMLDIVEATESGQSIQKANGNFIPDFLEEARVMSVPALLRIEENQVVERLYAFQSVQNVFAFCQER encoded by the coding sequence ATGCAAGAGGTCACGACCGTCCCGGAAAACGGACTATTGTATGTCTATGCACCGATGTGCGGGACATGCGCCATCGCGGAGCGTATGCTTGATATCGTCGAAGCAACGGAATCAGGTCAATCGATTCAGAAGGCGAACGGGAATTTCATTCCGGATTTCTTAGAAGAAGCCCGTGTCATGAGTGTTCCTGCGTTGTTGCGAATTGAAGAAAATCAAGTCGTAGAGCGACTTTATGCTTTCCAGTCCGTTCAAAACGTCTTTGCTTTCTGTCAAGAACGGTAA
- the gcvH gene encoding glycine cleavage system protein GcvH produces MSQVKDNLRYSEEHEWVEVSGNKARIGITDFAQHELGDIVFVELPEVGDTISANEPFGSVESVKTVSELYAPISGKVVAINENLSDSPELVNESPFEGAWMVDIEIEDASQVEALMDAAAYKSMINE; encoded by the coding sequence ATGAGTCAAGTAAAAGACAACTTACGCTATTCGGAAGAACATGAATGGGTCGAAGTATCAGGAAACAAGGCGCGCATCGGAATCACGGATTTCGCGCAACACGAACTCGGGGATATCGTCTTCGTCGAATTGCCTGAAGTCGGGGATACGATCTCAGCAAACGAGCCATTCGGTTCAGTCGAGTCGGTCAAGACAGTCTCGGAATTATATGCACCGATTTCTGGTAAAGTCGTTGCCATCAACGAAAACCTTTCGGATTCCCCAGAACTCGTTAACGAGTCACCATTCGAAGGCGCTTGGATGGTTGACATCGAAATCGAAGATGCTTCACAAGTCGAGGCATTGATGGACGCTGCAGCGTACAAATCGATGATCAACGAGTAA
- a CDS encoding arsenate reductase family protein: protein MTKTVTMYGYPKCSTCVKAKKALEQHGVEVDYKHIVEETPSATTIQELHQKSGEPLKKFFNTSGQSYRSQGIKDKLPELSEDEQYKLLASDGMLLKRPIVTDGKDVTIGFKEEMYQGKWY from the coding sequence ATGACAAAAACAGTCACGATGTACGGCTATCCGAAATGTAGTACGTGCGTCAAAGCAAAAAAAGCACTCGAACAGCACGGTGTCGAAGTGGATTACAAACATATCGTCGAGGAGACACCATCTGCAACGACGATCCAGGAACTTCATCAAAAAAGTGGAGAGCCACTGAAGAAATTCTTCAACACGAGCGGTCAATCATACCGTTCGCAAGGGATCAAGGACAAACTTCCAGAGCTATCAGAAGACGAGCAATACAAGTTACTCGCAAGTGACGGCATGTTGTTGAAGCGTCCGATTGTCACAGACGGGAAAGACGTCACGATCGGCTTCAAGGAAGAAATGTATCAAGGAAAATGGTATTAA
- a CDS encoding DinB family protein gives MRQELVELQFAIAYYQSLERLSPEEWDLPLALNKWTVLECVSHLYLWDRFYYDHAISKLPDEPLTLVETDFDQFNRLAVEYAHHIDPLALLKKAISVRRDIVNHLDRLSDGQFKATYEDFQPQAFVESFVAHDAHHQDQIDGALARLKQK, from the coding sequence ATGCGCCAAGAATTGGTTGAACTGCAATTTGCGATTGCCTACTATCAATCCCTTGAACGTTTGTCGCCGGAAGAATGGGATCTGCCGCTTGCGCTTAATAAGTGGACCGTCCTTGAGTGCGTCAGTCATCTGTATTTATGGGACCGGTTTTATTACGATCATGCCATCTCGAAGTTACCGGATGAACCGTTGACGCTTGTTGAGACAGATTTTGATCAGTTCAATCGACTGGCGGTCGAATATGCGCATCATATCGATCCGCTCGCCTTATTGAAGAAAGCAATCAGCGTCCGGCGTGACATCGTCAATCACCTCGATCGTCTATCTGACGGGCAATTTAAAGCGACCTATGAGGATTTTCAACCGCAAGCCTTCGTCGAGTCGTTCGTTGCTCATGACGCCCATCACCAAGATCAGATTGACGGGGCGCTCGCACGCTTGAAGCAGAAGTGA
- a CDS encoding acyl-CoA dehydrogenase family protein, with protein sequence MSQTTNELIKGGSFVLDELAPERLFTPEDFSEEHKMVGDMTAKFVEDRVVPVLDRIEKHEFELSVGLLREAGELGLLGADVPEAYGGYQMDKISSSIITEKFARGRSFALSYGAHVGIGSLPIVFFGNEEQKHKYLPKLASGEWIASYALTEPGSGSDALGAKTTAVLNEAGTHYILNGEKQWITNAGFASLFVVYAKIDGDKFTAFLVEGSYPGVSTGVEEQKMGIKGSSTRTLILQDAEVPVDNVLGEIGRGHVIAFNILNVGRYKLAVGAVGSSKRAIDLAVQYSNERKQFKTPISSFPLIQEKLATMAAQTYAMESSVYRTGGLFQDSLDQLSEEESKDGKKIADAIAEYAIECSMNKVFASETFDYVIDEAVQIHGGYGFMAEYEVENMYRDSRINRIFEGTNEINRLLVPGTLLKKAMKGELPLLAEAQRLQQEVMSFMPTEIGTAPLDRERHLLAMMKKIFLLTAGTAVQKYQDKLQGEQEILANTADIMSAIYALESAIVRTDKAIADKGIEKSELKVRYTEVFAQQAFEAVERDAKETLYAAASGDELRMLLSALKKFSRYQPINVIGTKRDIAKRLIESNKYTV encoded by the coding sequence ATGAGCCAAACGACAAACGAATTAATCAAAGGTGGCAGTTTTGTATTAGATGAGTTAGCACCAGAACGTCTCTTCACACCAGAGGATTTCTCGGAAGAACACAAAATGGTCGGTGACATGACAGCGAAGTTCGTCGAAGATCGTGTCGTTCCTGTCCTTGACCGGATCGAAAAACACGAGTTCGAACTGTCGGTCGGTCTCCTCCGCGAAGCAGGCGAGCTGGGTCTACTCGGCGCAGACGTTCCGGAAGCATACGGCGGCTATCAGATGGATAAGATTTCGTCTTCGATCATTACGGAGAAGTTCGCACGTGGTCGTTCATTCGCCCTCAGCTATGGCGCACACGTCGGAATCGGTTCGTTGCCGATCGTCTTCTTCGGTAACGAAGAGCAAAAGCATAAATACTTGCCGAAGCTCGCTTCAGGGGAGTGGATCGCTTCGTACGCGTTGACGGAGCCAGGCTCTGGTTCGGATGCTCTTGGTGCCAAAACGACGGCTGTCTTGAACGAAGCTGGTACGCACTACATCTTGAACGGTGAAAAGCAATGGATCACGAACGCTGGTTTTGCAAGCTTGTTCGTCGTCTACGCAAAAATCGACGGTGACAAGTTCACAGCCTTCCTCGTCGAAGGATCGTATCCAGGCGTCTCGACAGGCGTCGAGGAACAAAAGATGGGAATCAAAGGATCATCGACACGGACGTTGATCTTACAAGATGCAGAAGTACCAGTCGATAACGTCCTTGGTGAGATCGGACGCGGTCACGTCATCGCCTTCAACATCTTGAACGTCGGTCGTTACAAATTAGCTGTCGGTGCTGTCGGTTCATCGAAACGGGCGATTGATCTCGCAGTCCAGTACTCGAATGAACGGAAACAGTTCAAAACACCGATCAGCTCGTTCCCATTGATTCAAGAAAAACTCGCGACGATGGCAGCACAGACGTATGCGATGGAAAGTTCGGTCTACCGGACAGGTGGTCTGTTCCAAGACAGCCTCGATCAGTTGTCAGAAGAAGAGAGCAAGGACGGTAAGAAAATCGCCGATGCAATCGCGGAGTACGCGATCGAGTGCTCGATGAACAAAGTCTTTGCTTCGGAAACATTTGATTATGTCATTGATGAAGCGGTTCAAATTCACGGTGGTTACGGCTTCATGGCAGAATATGAAGTCGAGAACATGTACCGTGATTCACGGATCAACCGGATCTTCGAAGGAACGAACGAGATCAACCGTCTTCTCGTTCCAGGAACGTTGCTGAAGAAAGCGATGAAAGGCGAGTTGCCGTTGCTTGCGGAAGCACAGCGTCTGCAACAAGAAGTGATGAGCTTCATGCCGACAGAAATCGGAACAGCACCACTTGATCGCGAACGTCATTTACTCGCGATGATGAAGAAAATCTTCTTGTTGACTGCCGGAACAGCGGTCCAGAAATACCAGGACAAACTCCAAGGTGAACAAGAGATCTTAGCGAACACAGCTGACATCATGAGTGCGATCTATGCGCTGGAGTCAGCAATCGTCCGGACGGACAAAGCGATTGCCGACAAAGGAATCGAGAAGAGCGAACTGAAAGTCCGTTACACGGAAGTCTTCGCACAACAAGCGTTCGAAGCTGTCGAGCGTGACGCGAAAGAGACACTCTACGCGGCAGCAAGCGGCGACGAACTCCGGATGTTGCTCTCGGCGCTGAAAAAATTCAGCCGTTACCAGCCAATCAACGTCATCGGTACGAAACGCGACATCGCAAAACGTCTCATCGAGTCAAACAAATATACGGTCTAA